Proteins from a single region of Nocardioides anomalus:
- a CDS encoding PD40 domain-containing protein yields the protein MPRSQKRPALYLAGCVLAGAALGLGLGFADAGADAASAPAPAAAAATPPGSLVFIRGGDVWVADGAGGGQRRVTTGGGYTVPSQADDGTIVAARGTLIVRMDDQGRVLNTMDPPDLGGTSYPLGPVLTNVEVSPDGQRIAYGYSEITPCDGGSCYRARTDVTAADHLTPPMQFSVPFDHASWVTSRRLVLDGGYREMVQLYDLGGAWDDTVHWFDDADHYSDWHSLNEPVVSRDGTQFAAVRGEGTATTVDWYRLTDDPRSAARPGLPAKGCHTALTAGVASPTFSPDGSRLAWEQPGGIWVNSAPAAVCEQSTETLLIADAADPYWSAAPYRPGSVTPAAVLASTHRPAIKGKARPGVRLKATAGAWSETPAAVTYQWLRNGKPIKKATGPVYRVTRKDAGRRLAVRVTATRPGYAAATVDSQPVKVARRHHR from the coding sequence ATGCCCCGATCCCAGAAGCGCCCGGCGCTCTACCTGGCTGGCTGCGTGCTGGCCGGAGCGGCCCTCGGCCTCGGCCTCGGCTTCGCCGACGCCGGCGCCGACGCCGCGTCCGCCCCGGCGCCGGCGGCCGCCGCGGCCACCCCGCCCGGCTCCCTCGTCTTCATCCGCGGCGGCGACGTCTGGGTCGCCGACGGTGCGGGCGGCGGCCAGCGCCGGGTGACGACCGGCGGCGGCTACACGGTGCCGAGCCAGGCCGACGACGGCACCATCGTGGCCGCCCGCGGCACCCTCATCGTCCGGATGGACGACCAGGGCCGGGTCCTGAACACCATGGACCCGCCCGACCTCGGTGGGACGTCGTACCCGCTCGGCCCGGTGCTCACCAACGTCGAGGTCTCCCCCGACGGCCAGCGCATCGCCTACGGCTACTCCGAGATCACGCCCTGCGACGGCGGGAGCTGCTACCGGGCGCGCACCGACGTGACCGCGGCCGACCACCTCACCCCACCGATGCAGTTCAGCGTGCCGTTCGACCACGCCTCCTGGGTCACCAGCCGCCGACTGGTCCTCGACGGCGGCTACCGCGAGATGGTCCAGCTCTACGACCTCGGCGGCGCCTGGGACGACACCGTCCACTGGTTCGACGACGCCGACCACTACAGCGACTGGCACTCCCTCAACGAGCCCGTCGTGTCGCGCGACGGCACCCAGTTCGCCGCCGTCCGCGGCGAGGGCACCGCGACCACCGTCGACTGGTACCGCCTCACCGACGACCCCCGCTCCGCCGCACGCCCCGGCCTGCCGGCGAAGGGGTGCCACACCGCACTGACCGCCGGCGTCGCGAGCCCGACGTTCTCGCCCGACGGCAGCCGGCTGGCCTGGGAGCAGCCCGGCGGGATCTGGGTGAACAGCGCCCCGGCCGCGGTGTGCGAGCAGTCCACCGAGACCCTGCTCATCGCCGACGCCGCAGACCCCTACTGGTCGGCCGCGCCCTACCGCCCGGGCAGCGTCACGCCCGCCGCCGTGCTCGCGTCCACGCACCGGCCCGCCATCAAGGGCAAGGCGCGACCCGGCGTCCGGCTCAAGGCGACCGCGGGCGCCTGGAGCGAGACCCCCGCCGCGGTGACCTACCAGTGGCTGCGCAACGGCAAGCCCATCAAGAAGGCGACCGGGCCGGTCTACCGCGTGACCCGCAAGGACGCCGGACGCCGGCTCGCGGTCCGGGTCACCGCCACCCGCCCCGGGTACGCCGCCGCGACGGTCGACTCCCAGCCCGTCAAGGTCGCGCGAAGGCACCACCGATGA